A stretch of the Alnus glutinosa chromosome 6, dhAlnGlut1.1, whole genome shotgun sequence genome encodes the following:
- the LOC133872047 gene encoding glycosyltransferase family protein 64 C3 — MNRVLTIFVFLFFLFFSANATADPCNPRAQPGKRTLRSDQVTVLINGYSESRIPLLQSLAATYAGSPLVSSVLVLWGNPSTSAQTLARLAQNLSLSSSFGAASVSLVRQPSSSLNARFLPRPSSIRTHVVLICDDDVEVDQRSFEFAFRIWGSNRDRMIGFFVRSHDLDLSRKEWIYTVHPDKYSIMLTKFMILKSDYLFKYSCEGGPRMVEMRRIVDRMRNCEDILMNFVVADETNAGPILVGAKRARDYGDARNDGGDERWGLKGEGVKEVGLSSRRGEHRKRRGHCIREFHRVMGRVALRYGYGKVVNSVGEQGLCEKGGHLVLCDQ; from the coding sequence ATGAATCGGGTGCTGACAATCTTCGTgttcctcttcttcttattcttctccgCAAACGCTACCGCTGACCCATGCAACCCCAGGGCCCAGCCGGGCAAACGGACGCTTCGATCCGACCAGGTAACGGTCCTGATCAACGGCTACTCCGAGTCCCGCATCCCTCTCCTCCAGTCACTCGCAGCCACGTACGCCGGGTCCCCACTGGTATCCTCTGTGCTCGTCCTCTGGGGAAACCCCTCCACCTCGGCCCAAACCCTGGCCCGTTTGGCCCAAAATCTCTCACTCTCCTCCTCCTTCGGCGCAGCATCGGTCTCCCTGGTCCGCCAACCTTCAAGCAGCCTCAACGCTCGGTTCCTCCCCCGACCCTCCTCCATCCGGACCCACGTCGTTTTGATTTGCGACGATGACGTGGAAGTCGATCAGCGATCGTTCGAGTTCGCGTTCAGAATATGGGGATCGAATCGAGACCGTATGATCGGGTTCTTCGTGAGATCGCACGATCTGGATCTGTCCAGGAAGGAGTGGATCTATACTGTACACCCGGACAAGTACTCGATCATGCTCACCAAGTTTATGATCTTGAAAAGTGATTATCTGTTCAAGTACAGCTGTGAAGGTGGGCCCAGGATGGTCGAGATGAGGAGGATCGTGGATCGAATGCGGAACTGCGAGGACATCCTGATGAATTTTGTGGTGGCAGATGAGACGAATGCGGGGCCCATACTGGTGGGGGCAAAGAGGGCGAGAGATTATGGGGATGCGCGGAACGACGGCGGTGATGAACGGTGGGGATTGAAGGGTGAGGGAGTGAAAGAGGTGGGGTTGAGCAGTAGGAGAGGGGAGCATAGGAAGAGGAGGGGACATTGCATCAGGGAGTTCCATAGGGTGATGGGAAGAGTAGCTTTGAGGTATGGTTATGGGAAGGTCGTTAATTCAGTTGGCGAACAAGGGTTGTGTGAGAAAGGAGGGCATTTGGTGCTTTGTGATCAGTAA
- the LOC133872048 gene encoding protein PHOTOSYSTEM I ASSEMBLY 2, chloroplastic — protein MCEPCNGKGWLLCDFCKGQKINVRAENNRIYRRCPSCRATGYILCSNCKVFKCVTFPNSTDGADLSF, from the exons ATGTGTGAACCTTGCAACGGCAAAGGATGGTTACTTTGTGATTTTTGCAAAGGGCAGAAAATCAATGTGAGAGCTGAAAACAATCGGATCTACCGCCGATGTCCATCTTGCAGAGCT ACTGGATACATCTTGTGCTCAAATTGCAAAGTTTTCAAATGTGTTACCTTCCCAAATTCTACTGATGGTGCGGACCTATCCTTTTGA